CACGCAGGCCGAGGTCGCAAGCCTCCTGAAGCGCACCAGGTCCGCCGCCTTGGAAGGCAAGTACGAGCTATACAAAACCAGCACGCGCTTCGACGGCACGCAGCGGCACCCTGAATGGCTAGGTGAGGACCCGCTTGCTGGGTAAGGAGTTGTGACGTTCCATGCCCGCGGCCTCTCGCCCGAGCAAGTCGCGCAGGCCGTCAGGGATGCGACCGGGGAGGCGTCCACGTCTCGATCGACGGGCTTGGCCGCGGCTTCACGGTCAACCAGTCCATCCATTCACTCCGCAAGCACGGACGGCATGTCCAGCTGGGGCTCACCTTCGCAGGAGGAGCGCGGCCATCCCGATCGACAACCTCGTCACCGGGGAGTGGGAGGTGGTGGGGTCGAAGGGCAAGCTGTTGAGTTTCAAAGGGTTTCGGAGGGGATGGGAGAGCGACCATCTCCGACGGCTTCAGAATCCTCCGATTTCCTCAGAGGTTACAGCGATCCTTACACAGTGAGTGACACAGTCGCCCATTTTCAGCAGGGTAAAGCTAGTGATTCCGAGAGGTTACAATCACCCGTCCATCACTTAAAATCCGCTGCCCGCAAGGGCGTCCGGGTTCGAATCCCGGTCCCGGCACTGAATCTTTTCGGCTAGTTACCGAGCGCGGTGGGGTCGGCGCTGAGGTCGGCGCCGACCCCGTCCTGTGGCTGAACTGTACCAGATCCCCAACTGGCAGGCGGAGCCGGCGATTCGGCCCGCCGTCGTGACCCGCAAAGTCTGCGGCGGCAACCGGACGCCACGCGGCGCAGAGACGCAGCAGATGGTGGCCAGTGTCCTCCGCAGGTGCTCGCAACGGCAGAGCGATCCCCTCGAGCTCCTTGTTGCACTCCAGCGGAGTCCGGAACCGGTCGTCGCAGACCTTCGGCTACCCGGCCCCGATCCTCCCTGACCATACGTAACGCCGTCAGGCGCTAACCGAATACATGGGGACGCCCGCGCCTGGAGTCGAACTGATCGACGTAGATGCCCGTGCCAGCATTATCGGTGACGGCGACGTCATTGCCCCCTGAGCTTCTGGCCGATGATCGCATACGTGTATTCGGGGCCGGGGAAAGGCGGGGCGTCCCGCTGGTGGAGTGGCTGGCGTCCCTGGGGGAGTAGCGCGGGAAGGCCTAAAGTTCGAGCGGGGCGCGGTCGATAAACGAGGACCAGGCTCCCGTGGGATGAACGAGTTGGCCGAAACCGTACATGGCGGCGCCGCACGAGGCGCGGCGGGCGCCGGGCTCGCGAAGCTCGTGCTCTTCTTCGCCTTCGCGGTCTTCACGGTCTGGATCCATTACCAGGTGAAGTTCGTCCGGGCCCCTACCTGGACCGGGACCGTGCAGGCGCTCGGCGCGTTGCGGGTGGGTGCCCGCGCGCCGGATTTCACGACCTCGGACCTCGATGGTCATCCGGTCTCCCTTTCCGGGCTGCGTGACCGGAAGGCGGTCCTGCTGGAATTCTGGGCGACGTGGTGCCCGCCCTGTCGCATGTTGAAGGCCACACTCCACGAGATGCGGAGCGAGCTCGAGGCGACGGGCGTCGAGGTCTTCACCGTGAACGCGGGCGAGCCCCCGGATCGTGTCCGGGCGTTCGTCGACAAGGCGGGCGACGACTTCCGGACCGTGCTCGACAACGGGCGCACGATCTCGGTGCGCTACGGGGTGCGCACGCTGCCCACCATGGTGCTGGTCGACAGGCGGGGGACCGTGCGCTGGATCCACGTCGGACATCTGCCGGAGACGGGCGAGCTCCGCGACCTCCTCCACCGCCTCGCCGGAGAATAGGGCCATGCTGGCGGTCGAGATGCGCGGGGTTCACAAGCGGTATCGGGCGTCCGGCGACGCGCTCCGCGATCTCGACCTCGAGGTGCGCGAGGGCGAGGCCGTGGCGCTCCTCGGGCCGAACGGCGCGGGGAAGACAACGGCGATCTCCTGTCTCGTCGATCTCGTCGGGCCAACGCGCGGCACGGTCGCGCTCTTCGGACGACCGGCCGCGGAGCCGGCCATCCGCGCCCGGGTCGGGTATCTCCCGCAGTCGGTGGGTTTCCCCGACCACTATCGCGCCGACACGCTGCTCGCCTTCCACGCGGCGCTGCTCGGGATTCCGCCGGCCGCCCGCGCGGCACGCGTCGCGGAGGTCCTCGCGCGCGTCGACCTGCAGTCGGCGGCTCGCGAGCGCCTCGCACGGTACTCGCCGGGGATGCTCCAGCGTCTCGCTTTCGCGCAGGCGTTGCTCGGCGATCCGGACCTCCTCGTCCTCGACGAGCCGACCGCGAGCCTCGATCCGCTCGCCCGCCGGCGGTTCTCGGACATCCTGCGCGACGAGAAGCGGCGGGGGAAGACGATCCTCGTGAGCTCCCACATCCTCTCCGAGGTGGAGACGATCTGCGATCGGGTGGCGATCCTGAAGGCGGGCGTCCTCGTCCGCTCGGGCCGGCTGGTCGAGCTCTGTCTCACCGGGGCCGTGAAGCTCCACGTCGCCCGTCTCGCCAGCCCCTCGATCGAATCCCTGGTGAGCGCGGGCGCGGAGGTCGCGCTGGATGCCGGAGGCGCGACCGTGCGCTGCGCGGACGACGCCGTCCGCCGGAGCGCGGACGAGATCCTGGCGCGCCATAGCATCGCGATCGAGCGCGTCGAGCCGGAGCGCTCGTCGCTCGAAGAGGTCTTCGTCGCCGCCGTCACGGGAAGCACAGCCGCATGAGCGCGTCGCTCCTCGTCGCCGCCGACACGCTGTGCGCCATGCGCCGGCGTCGCCAGCTCCTGGCCGGGGTGCTGCTCTGTCTCGGCGCGGCGGGCTCGCTGCTGATCGCCGCCGCCCGCCAGGATAGCGCGCCCCGCGCCGCTGCCCGGCCGGGACCGGTCCGCCCGCCGGGCCCCCGCGCGAGGCTCGAACAGCAGCTCGCGGCCAAGCGTGCGGACCTCCGGAAGGCCGTCGAGTCGGCCCGACGGCAGCGGGATTACGCGCACGTCGAGCTGGGCAGGTTCAGAGACTTCCACGCGCGAGTGCTGGAGCAGGCGAAGATTCCGGGACTCACCCTCGGAAGCCGACCGCTCTCTCCCGATGAGATCGCGTCGCTCCCCGGACAATTCAAGGCGGACGAGCGCGAACGGGAGGCGATCTTCCGGCGGGGGCGCGAGCTCGATCGCGACACGAGCCGCAAGCGGGAAGCGGAGATCGAGGTGCTGAAGGCCGAGCGCGCCCGACTCGGCACGCAGCCCGACGCGGAGAACCGCATCGAGGAGCCGCCACCGGCGGCGGCAGGCGCGGACGCCGAGAAGCCGCCCCTCGTGGATCAGATGGCCGAGGGCTCGGCGAAGCTCTCCCTCACGGCGATCTCCTTCGGCGGCGGGCTTCTCGCGCTCGTGCTCTTCTGCTCCGGGATCGCCTCGGAGATCGACGACCGAACTGTCCGCATGCTCTTGTCGAGGCCCCTGTCGCGCGCGGACTTCCTTCTCGGCAGGTGCCTGGGGGCCGCGCTCGTGCTCGGTGCGTACTGGACGCTCGCTGGCGCGACCCTGTGTGCCTGCGGCGCCGTCCACTGGATCGCGGCCTCGGCCCTCGGGTACGTGCCATGGCTCGGGTTCTGCGGGAGCCTCCTCCTGGGGACCTTGGGTCTCGTCCTCTCGCTCTTCATCCGTCCCTCGCTCGCGGGCGTGCTCACCTGGTGGGTGTCGACGACTTCGTTTCGGTGGCTTCCGCCCGTGTACGCCATCGTCCCGAGCTTCCAGCCGTTCAATGCGGCGGTCACCGGCGAGCCCATCGGCGGCTGGGACACGGTGTTCGCTTCGCTCTATGCGGTGGACGTGATCGCGATCCTGATCGGGCTCGCGCTCTACCGCTTCTCGCGCCTCGACCTCGCGTAGCCGGCAGCGAAGACCCCGGTGAGCCTCTTCAGCGCGGCGTTCCAGCCGGACCAGGCCTACGCCGTCACCTTCACCTCCGGCGTGACCGGACAGACGGCGAGCGTTGCGGGCAGTGCGGTGTTCCGGCACGATCTCGCGGACGGCGTGTACAAGTCATCGTCGTTCCGCTTCCGGTGTGCCGCTCGGCCCGGCGAGCATGGCCGTGACGCGCCCCAAGCAGAAGACCCCCGACCTCGCGATCGACGACTCCTCGTTCACGGTCGCGCCGGTCCCGGTCGCGCTCCCGGCGGAGTACGGCAGCCGGCACTATCCGGGCTTCCAGGCCGCCGTCGGTCGTGACGGCACGGCCTACGTCGCGTTCGACAAGGCATCTCCCAGGTGTGTAGGC
This sequence is a window from Deltaproteobacteria bacterium. Protein-coding genes within it:
- a CDS encoding TlpA family protein disulfide reductase; this translates as MNELAETVHGGAARGAAGAGLAKLVLFFAFAVFTVWIHYQVKFVRAPTWTGTVQALGALRVGARAPDFTTSDLDGHPVSLSGLRDRKAVLLEFWATWCPPCRMLKATLHEMRSELEATGVEVFTVNAGEPPDRVRAFVDKAGDDFRTVLDNGRTISVRYGVRTLPTMVLVDRRGTVRWIHVGHLPETGELRDLLHRLAGE
- a CDS encoding ABC transporter ATP-binding protein, with product MLAVEMRGVHKRYRASGDALRDLDLEVREGEAVALLGPNGAGKTTAISCLVDLVGPTRGTVALFGRPAAEPAIRARVGYLPQSVGFPDHYRADTLLAFHAALLGIPPAARAARVAEVLARVDLQSAARERLARYSPGMLQRLAFAQALLGDPDLLVLDEPTASLDPLARRRFSDILRDEKRRGKTILVSSHILSEVETICDRVAILKAGVLVRSGRLVELCLTGAVKLHVARLASPSIESLVSAGAEVALDAGGATVRCADDAVRRSADEILARHSIAIERVEPERSSLEEVFVAAVTGSTAA
- a CDS encoding ABC transporter permease, which produces MSASLLVAADTLCAMRRRRQLLAGVLLCLGAAGSLLIAAARQDSAPRAAARPGPVRPPGPRARLEQQLAAKRADLRKAVESARRQRDYAHVELGRFRDFHARVLEQAKIPGLTLGSRPLSPDEIASLPGQFKADEREREAIFRRGRELDRDTSRKREAEIEVLKAERARLGTQPDAENRIEEPPPAAAGADAEKPPLVDQMAEGSAKLSLTAISFGGGLLALVLFCSGIASEIDDRTVRMLLSRPLSRADFLLGRCLGAALVLGAYWTLAGATLCACGAVHWIAASALGYVPWLGFCGSLLLGTLGLVLSLFIRPSLAGVLTWWVSTTSFRWLPPVYAIVPSFQPFNAAVTGEPIGGWDTVFASLYAVDVIAILIGLALYRFSRLDLA